The Streptomyces sp. Je 1-332 genome has a window encoding:
- a CDS encoding ABC transporter permease subunit has translation MSTTLTEQPRTQQSTKKPGLLHGLTWLVLRQHRTTTWIVVALVVLGSAAIIYERGQLADMLAGMGWPGKNVNLTQAPERFQYIAEALGALPIVLGVFIGAPLIASDQEHGTAHLVTTQSVQRRRWLAAKLTWCLALVLVATLVLSTLFFWWWEPYRDPLLAEWLSGSVFDNTGPMLAALSLFTTIGGIAIGMLLRRVLPAMLATFFFALVVQVAWGEFRDRLAAPRTITWPLNDDTPNFLDSGSAVEADRWISTADGQLYGWGTCAEPTEKATNACIKEHGIVNNMVEYFGYDQMPGMQWTGAAVLLGATAVVAVFVLWWASRRPL, from the coding sequence ATGAGCACCACCCTGACCGAGCAGCCGCGCACGCAGCAGTCCACCAAGAAGCCGGGTCTGCTGCACGGGCTCACCTGGCTCGTCCTGCGCCAGCACCGCACCACGACATGGATCGTCGTCGCCCTGGTCGTGCTCGGCTCGGCCGCGATCATCTACGAGCGCGGCCAGCTGGCCGACATGCTCGCCGGGATGGGCTGGCCCGGCAAGAACGTCAACCTGACGCAGGCCCCGGAGAGGTTTCAGTACATCGCCGAAGCCCTCGGCGCCCTGCCCATCGTCCTCGGCGTCTTCATCGGCGCCCCGCTGATCGCGAGCGACCAGGAACACGGCACCGCGCACCTGGTCACCACACAGTCGGTGCAGCGCCGCCGCTGGCTCGCGGCCAAGCTGACCTGGTGCCTCGCGCTCGTCCTGGTGGCCACCCTCGTGCTCTCCACGCTGTTCTTCTGGTGGTGGGAGCCCTACCGAGACCCCCTCCTCGCGGAATGGCTCTCGGGATCGGTGTTCGACAACACGGGCCCCATGCTCGCGGCGCTCTCCCTCTTCACCACCATCGGCGGCATCGCGATCGGCATGCTGCTGCGCCGGGTGCTGCCCGCCATGCTGGCCACCTTCTTCTTCGCCTTGGTCGTCCAGGTGGCCTGGGGCGAGTTCCGCGACCGCCTCGCCGCCCCGCGCACGATCACCTGGCCGCTGAACGACGACACGCCGAACTTCCTCGACAGCGGCAGCGCCGTGGAGGCGGACCGCTGGATCAGCACCGCGGACGGGCAGCTCTACGGCTGGGGCACCTGCGCCGAACCGACCGAGAAGGCGACCAACGCCTGCATCAAGGAGCACGGCATCGTCAACAACATGGTCGAGTACTTCGGCTACGACCAGATGCCGGGCATGCAGTGGACCGGCGCCGCGGTGCTGCTCGGCGCGACCGCCGTCGTGGCCGTCTTCGTCCTGTGGTGGGCGTCGCGGCGGCCCCTCTAG
- a CDS encoding ABC transporter ATP-binding protein, which yields MTLADPTEAAGPLGTTALEARGLGKRYRRGWALRDCSFRLPAGRICGLVGPNGAGKSTLLGLATRLTTPTEGELRIFGVPVDDPAAMPRYAFLSQDKPLFKRFTVAETLRMGSELNPGWDMAAAERIVRSGSIPMNAKVGTLSGGQRTRVAFALAFGKRPDLLLLDEPMADLDPLARDEMSSLLMSEAVERGTTVVMSSHMLSELEDMCDYLLVIADGRLRMAGGTDELVPAHALVTGLAPDGTRPADLTPHTVVEFRVQGRQFRALIRPHGPLAPDWEVSEPSLEEVLLAHLRAPDAEPLFTHDARIEAEGITAA from the coding sequence ATGACCCTTGCCGACCCCACCGAGGCCGCCGGACCCCTGGGCACGACCGCGCTCGAGGCCCGCGGCCTGGGCAAGCGCTATCGCCGCGGCTGGGCGCTGCGCGACTGCTCCTTCCGGCTGCCCGCCGGGCGTATCTGCGGCCTCGTCGGACCCAACGGGGCGGGAAAGAGCACTCTGTTGGGGCTCGCCACCCGCCTTACGACCCCCACCGAGGGCGAACTGCGCATCTTCGGCGTACCGGTGGACGACCCGGCGGCCATGCCTCGCTACGCGTTCCTCTCCCAGGACAAGCCGCTGTTCAAGCGCTTCACCGTGGCCGAGACACTGCGCATGGGCAGTGAACTCAACCCCGGCTGGGACATGGCGGCCGCCGAGCGGATCGTGCGCTCCGGCAGCATCCCGATGAACGCCAAGGTCGGCACGCTCTCCGGCGGTCAGCGCACCCGCGTCGCCTTCGCGCTCGCCTTCGGCAAGCGGCCCGATCTGCTGCTGCTCGACGAGCCGATGGCCGACCTGGACCCGCTGGCCCGGGACGAGATGAGTTCCCTGCTGATGTCCGAGGCCGTCGAGCGCGGCACCACGGTGGTGATGTCCTCCCACATGCTCTCCGAGCTGGAGGACATGTGCGACTACCTCCTGGTCATCGCCGACGGCCGGCTCAGGATGGCGGGCGGCACCGATGAACTGGTCCCGGCCCACGCCCTGGTGACCGGGCTCGCGCCCGACGGAACGCGGCCCGCGGACCTCACCCCGCACACAGTGGTCGAATTCCGGGTCCAGGGGCGCCAGTTCCGCGCCCTGATCAGGCCCCACGGCCCGCTGGCCCCGGACTGGGAGGTCTCCGAGCCGAGCCTGGAGGAAGTCCTCCTCGCCCACCTCCGTGCGCCGGACGCGGAGCCGCTGTTCACGCACGACGCACGTATCGAGGCCGAGGGGATCACCGCCGCATGA
- a CDS encoding mechanosensitive ion channel family protein codes for MERALTWHDLITAGIAVIAGIAAGLLLRMILRWLGERASRTRWSGDDVIVDAVRTLVPCAAITAGAAVAAAALPLTPRTGRNVTMTLTALLVLAATLTAARVVTTLVKSLAQSRSGVAGSATIFVNITRVVVLAMGFLVVLQTLGVSIAPLLTALGVGGLAVALALQDTLANLFAGVHILAAKTVQPGDYIKLSSGEEGYVVDINWRNTVVRQLSNNLVIIPNAQLAGTNMTNFSRPEQDLSIMVQVGVSYDSDLEQVERVTTEVVESVMKDVDGALPEHEPAVRFHTFGDSRISFTVILGVGEFSDQYRIKHEFIKQLHQRYRAEGIRVPAPVRTVNVQQGELPSVLIPHQREATAPTTKPAP; via the coding sequence ATGGAGCGAGCCCTCACATGGCACGACCTGATCACCGCCGGCATCGCGGTGATCGCCGGAATCGCGGCGGGTCTGCTGCTGCGCATGATCCTGCGGTGGCTGGGTGAGCGGGCCAGCAGGACCCGGTGGAGCGGTGACGACGTCATCGTCGACGCCGTGCGGACCCTGGTCCCCTGCGCGGCGATCACGGCGGGCGCGGCCGTCGCCGCCGCGGCCCTCCCGCTCACGCCGAGGACCGGCCGGAACGTCACGATGACGCTGACCGCCCTGCTCGTCCTTGCCGCGACGCTGACGGCGGCCCGCGTGGTCACCACTTTGGTGAAGTCCCTGGCGCAGTCCCGGTCGGGTGTCGCGGGCTCGGCGACGATCTTCGTCAACATCACCCGCGTCGTCGTGCTCGCGATGGGCTTCCTCGTCGTCCTGCAGACGCTCGGTGTCTCCATAGCCCCGCTGCTCACGGCGCTCGGCGTGGGCGGACTCGCGGTGGCCCTGGCTCTTCAGGACACCCTGGCCAACCTCTTCGCGGGCGTACACATCCTCGCCGCGAAGACGGTCCAGCCGGGCGACTACATCAAGCTCAGCAGCGGCGAGGAGGGCTACGTCGTCGACATCAACTGGCGCAACACGGTGGTGCGCCAGCTGTCGAACAACCTCGTCATCATCCCCAACGCCCAGCTCGCGGGCACCAACATGACCAACTTCAGCCGCCCCGAGCAGGATCTGTCGATCATGGTGCAGGTCGGCGTCAGCTACGACAGCGACCTGGAACAGGTGGAGCGCGTCACGACCGAGGTCGTGGAGAGCGTCATGAAGGACGTCGACGGCGCCCTCCCCGAGCACGAACCGGCCGTACGCTTCCACACGTTCGGCGACTCCAGGATCAGCTTCACGGTGATCCTGGGCGTCGGCGAGTTCAGCGACCAGTACCGCATCAAGCACGAGTTCATCAAGCAACTCCACCAGCGCTATCGCGCCGAGGGCATCCGGGTCCCCGCCCCGGTCCGCACAGTGAACGTCCAGCAGGGCGAACTCCCCTCCGTCCTGATCCCCCATCAGCGCGAGGCGACGGCCCCGACGACGAAGCCGGCGCCCTAG
- a CDS encoding ROK family transcriptional regulator yields MLRNGTRGHDLASLRRLNTTVVLRALHRRSPQTLAELAAGTGLSRPTVESAVEELTAHGWASEAERDDAERTPGRPARRFRFRVEAGRVVGADIGLHKMVLLLADLGGTVLAVRREDVDPELGGAQRLDLLRKGLEAFLDAHAVRRVDILARCVGVPGVVDAGGTITSYVIPEWSGVDLAGLLSEGEAGHTLVENDVNLAVLAERWQGAATLAGDVVCVLTGHRVACSLTIGGRLHRGRRGGAGELGLLPLLGMNTAQEALSWRGARRSGESEVAALARAADTGDPRALAAVTDFADRISPGIAALTLAVDPELVVLTGGATPLGSHLVPLIEDRLRPLTLHVPRIALSTLGEQGVAIGAVRKALDQVESDLLTDPAP; encoded by the coding sequence GTGTTGCGGAACGGGACACGGGGGCACGATCTCGCCTCACTGCGCCGGCTGAACACCACCGTCGTGCTGCGCGCCCTGCACCGCCGCAGCCCCCAGACGCTCGCGGAGCTCGCCGCGGGCACCGGACTCTCCCGGCCCACCGTGGAATCCGCCGTCGAGGAGCTGACCGCGCACGGCTGGGCGTCAGAGGCCGAGCGTGACGACGCTGAGCGCACGCCGGGGCGGCCCGCCCGGCGGTTCCGGTTCCGCGTGGAGGCGGGCCGCGTCGTGGGCGCCGACATCGGCCTGCACAAGATGGTGCTGCTCCTCGCCGACCTCGGTGGAACGGTGCTCGCCGTGCGGCGCGAGGACGTCGACCCGGAACTCGGCGGGGCCCAACGGCTCGACCTCCTGCGCAAGGGCCTCGAAGCCTTCCTCGACGCGCACGCCGTACGGCGCGTCGACATCCTGGCCCGCTGTGTGGGCGTCCCGGGCGTCGTCGACGCGGGAGGCACCATCACCTCCTACGTCATCCCCGAGTGGTCAGGCGTCGACCTCGCGGGGCTCCTCTCCGAGGGGGAGGCCGGCCACACCCTCGTCGAGAACGACGTGAACCTCGCCGTGCTCGCCGAGCGCTGGCAGGGCGCGGCCACCCTCGCGGGCGACGTCGTCTGCGTCCTGACCGGCCACCGCGTGGCGTGCAGCCTCACCATCGGCGGGCGCCTGCACCGGGGTCGGCGCGGCGGCGCGGGCGAACTCGGGCTGCTGCCGCTGCTCGGCATGAACACCGCACAGGAGGCGCTCAGTTGGCGGGGAGCGCGTCGCTCCGGCGAGTCCGAGGTGGCCGCGCTCGCCCGGGCCGCGGACACCGGAGACCCGCGCGCGCTCGCCGCCGTCACGGACTTCGCTGACCGCATCTCGCCGGGCATCGCCGCCCTCACGCTGGCCGTCGACCCGGAGCTCGTGGTGCTCACCGGCGGCGCGACCCCGCTGGGCAGCCATCTCGTGCCGCTGATCGAGGACAGGCTGCGCCCGCTGACCCTGCACGTCCCGCGCATCGCGCTGAGCACGCTCGGCGAACAGGGCGTCGCGATCGGCGCCGTACGCAAGGCACTTGACCAGGTCGAGTCCGATCTCCTTACGGACCCGGCGCCGTAG
- a CDS encoding sugar ABC transporter substrate-binding protein yields MRRRTLLYGAMAAPLLAACSGQSDDGKRSGGRTTLSYGVWDVAQVPGLQKVIDAFEKENPGISVRMELTPWSSYWTTLKTSMRGGTAPDVFWMNAVNLQLYASSGVLEPLSGHIKSDRTPVDRHPESLVKVYAYQGTQYGIPKDFDTIGLWYNKALFDKAGIKYPDTTWTWDDVRDAAAELTNPRERVHGMAAEMDRQAQLYPAIHGAGGYVLKDGESGFGDERSIEGLRYWTDMIDRGWSPPQSAMVESKARNRFWSEKAAMVYEISAYSGQYHAVPALKDHAGVAVLPKGRERATIIHGLANVISAKSRKKAAAWKFVRFMAGRKAAEIQASAGITISSYEGTQDAWLRSMPEFDLKHYIEMLEYAVPYPSSKNTAVWENLQYPLLGAAFSGKGGIESAARTLGEQMDRALKEERA; encoded by the coding sequence ATGCGTAGGAGGACTCTGCTGTACGGAGCGATGGCGGCGCCCCTGCTCGCCGCCTGCTCCGGCCAGAGCGACGACGGCAAGCGGAGCGGTGGCAGGACCACCCTCTCGTACGGGGTGTGGGACGTGGCCCAGGTGCCGGGCCTGCAGAAGGTGATCGACGCCTTCGAGAAGGAGAACCCCGGCATATCCGTGCGCATGGAGCTCACGCCCTGGTCGAGCTACTGGACCACCCTCAAGACCTCCATGCGCGGCGGCACGGCCCCCGACGTGTTCTGGATGAACGCGGTCAATCTCCAGCTGTACGCCTCCAGCGGCGTCCTGGAGCCCCTGAGCGGACACATCAAGAGCGACCGCACCCCCGTGGACCGGCACCCCGAATCGCTCGTGAAGGTCTACGCCTACCAGGGCACGCAGTACGGCATACCGAAGGACTTCGACACCATCGGTCTCTGGTACAACAAGGCGCTCTTCGACAAGGCGGGCATCAAGTACCCGGACACGACGTGGACCTGGGACGACGTACGCGACGCCGCCGCCGAACTCACCAACCCCCGCGAGCGCGTGCACGGCATGGCCGCCGAGATGGACCGCCAGGCCCAGCTCTACCCCGCCATCCACGGGGCGGGCGGCTATGTCCTCAAGGACGGGGAGTCCGGCTTCGGCGACGAGCGCTCCATCGAGGGTCTGCGCTACTGGACCGACATGATCGACCGCGGCTGGTCGCCGCCGCAGAGCGCGATGGTCGAGTCCAAGGCGCGCAACCGCTTCTGGTCGGAGAAGGCCGCCATGGTCTACGAGATATCCGCGTACTCCGGGCAGTACCACGCCGTTCCCGCCCTCAAGGATCACGCAGGCGTCGCCGTCCTGCCCAAGGGCCGGGAACGGGCCACCATCATCCACGGGCTCGCCAACGTCATCTCCGCCAAGAGCCGGAAGAAGGCGGCGGCCTGGAAGTTCGTCCGCTTCATGGCAGGCCGCAAGGCCGCGGAGATCCAGGCGTCGGCAGGCATCACCATCTCCTCGTACGAGGGGACGCAGGACGCCTGGCTCAGGTCGATGCCCGAGTTCGACCTGAAGCACTACATCGAGATGCTGGAGTACGCCGTGCCGTACCCGAGCTCGAAGAACACCGCGGTCTGGGAGAACCTCCAATACCCGCTCCTGGGCGCCGCGTTCAGCGGCAAGGGCGGCATTGAGAGCGCCGCACGCACGCTGGGCGAGCAGATGGACCGAGCCCTGAAGGAGGAGCGCGCATGA
- a CDS encoding sugar ABC transporter permease → MMSVFPSTAAAKKAGRGEPAAPPAPKSRSQRAAYLFIAPLGIGFAVFYFWPLLQTFYYSFTEFGAFGGHTWIGTDNYVRVLKDVTVWQALGNTLIYCAIGLLALPVAIGVAALLNRRGLRGVAVYRALYFIPFVTLPVAVGLVWNWLYNGDYGLINEAFEWFGADRRYWVSDPSTAVYAIGAVMVWSTTGYYLIIFMAGIKGIPQDYYEAAELDGAGPLRRFFTITLPLLSPTIFFASIICMINSLQTFDLIYIMMAEKNPAIGDTQSVVSLFYKWAFIENAQGAAAALAFLLMLIIAALTLVQFRLQKRWVHYA, encoded by the coding sequence ATGATGAGTGTCTTTCCCTCCACGGCGGCGGCGAAGAAGGCGGGCCGCGGCGAACCGGCGGCCCCTCCCGCGCCCAAGTCCCGCAGCCAGCGCGCCGCTTACCTCTTCATCGCGCCGCTGGGCATCGGCTTCGCGGTCTTCTATTTCTGGCCGCTGCTGCAGACCTTCTACTACAGCTTCACCGAGTTCGGGGCGTTCGGCGGACACACCTGGATCGGCACGGACAACTACGTGCGCGTCCTGAAGGACGTCACCGTCTGGCAGGCACTCGGCAACACCCTGATCTACTGCGCCATCGGCCTGCTCGCCCTGCCGGTCGCGATCGGCGTCGCGGCGCTGCTCAACCGGCGCGGACTGCGCGGCGTCGCGGTCTACCGCGCGCTCTACTTCATCCCGTTCGTGACGCTGCCGGTGGCCGTCGGTCTCGTGTGGAACTGGCTCTACAACGGCGACTACGGACTGATCAACGAAGCCTTCGAGTGGTTCGGAGCCGACCGCCGCTACTGGGTCTCCGACCCCTCGACCGCCGTGTACGCGATCGGCGCCGTCATGGTCTGGTCCACCACCGGCTACTACTTGATCATCTTTATGGCGGGCATCAAGGGAATCCCGCAGGACTACTACGAAGCAGCCGAACTGGACGGCGCCGGGCCGCTGCGCCGCTTCTTCACGATCACGCTGCCGCTGCTCAGCCCGACGATCTTCTTCGCGTCCATCATCTGCATGATCAACTCGCTGCAGACCTTCGACCTGATCTACATCATGATGGCCGAGAAGAACCCGGCGATCGGCGACACCCAGTCGGTGGTGAGCCTCTTCTACAAATGGGCCTTCATCGAGAACGCCCAGGGCGCCGCCGCAGCGCTCGCCTTCCTGCTCATGCTGATCATCGCGGCGCTGACGCTGGTGCAGTTCAGGCTGCAGAAGAGGTGGGTGCACTATGCGTGA
- a CDS encoding carbohydrate ABC transporter permease: MRESSVRSSARRRVNAGSVATHVALSLGALVMVFPFLWQLLTAAKSLAETAKVPPTFLPDTWNWSSFEEVFTALPFREMLFNSVFNTVGRTVGQLVFCSLAAYAFARMQFRGRSVLFALFLSVLMVPSSLLVLPQYDIIQRLGLLNSAPALFLPGMFSAFGTFMLRQFFLTLPKELEEAARIDGAGPLRIFWSIMLPLVRPALAALAVITAMWSWNDLLWPLIVNTDPQKMPISAGLTSLEGQYETNFPVMMAGSLIASLPMLLVYVFLQRHFVQSVALSGSKS, encoded by the coding sequence ATGCGTGAGTCCTCCGTACGATCGTCTGCACGCCGCCGCGTCAACGCCGGTTCGGTCGCCACCCACGTGGCGCTCTCGCTCGGCGCCCTGGTGATGGTCTTCCCCTTCCTGTGGCAGCTGCTCACCGCGGCAAAGTCCCTCGCCGAGACGGCCAAGGTGCCCCCGACCTTCCTGCCGGACACCTGGAACTGGTCCAGCTTCGAGGAGGTCTTCACCGCGCTGCCGTTCCGGGAGATGCTCTTCAACAGCGTCTTCAACACCGTGGGCCGCACGGTCGGACAGCTGGTGTTCTGCTCCCTCGCCGCCTACGCCTTCGCGCGCATGCAGTTCCGGGGCCGGAGCGTCCTGTTCGCCCTCTTCCTCTCCGTACTCATGGTGCCGAGCTCGCTGCTCGTCCTGCCGCAGTACGACATCATCCAGCGGCTCGGACTGCTCAACTCGGCGCCCGCGCTGTTCCTGCCGGGCATGTTCAGTGCGTTCGGGACCTTCATGCTGCGCCAGTTCTTCCTCACGCTGCCCAAGGAGCTGGAGGAGGCCGCGCGGATCGACGGCGCGGGGCCGCTGCGCATCTTCTGGTCGATCATGCTGCCGCTGGTGCGGCCCGCGCTCGCCGCGCTCGCCGTCATCACCGCGATGTGGTCGTGGAACGACCTCCTGTGGCCGCTGATCGTCAACACCGACCCGCAGAAGATGCCCATCAGCGCCGGACTGACCTCTCTCGAGGGCCAGTACGAGACCAACTTCCCCGTGATGATGGCCGGTTCACTCATCGCGAGCCTGCCCATGCTGCTCGTCTACGTCTTCCTGCAGCGGCACTTCGTGCAGAGCGTCGCCCTCTCCGGCTCCAAGAGCTGA
- a CDS encoding Gfo/Idh/MocA family oxidoreductase — MRPLHIGLIGAGGIARAHLPGWLELGARVSVYTVDGSAEKLAAEYAGRQVTAVAGLGELLADCTAVDICTPTPTHKELALAAVVAGRHVICEKPLALNTRDAEEIATAAEAAGVRLHPAHVVRYFPAYAAMQQAVSRGELGDLAVLRFTRGGARPQWAPWFGDPAQSGGVIMDLMVHDIDIARWIAGDVVRVHAQTRGVEHATGGARAEVVSATAVLTHASGAISHITGLWGLPDQKFRTTFRVAGSDGLLRHDSTSVPGYRITAQGVRAANEGIPSSPMTESPYLTELREFAASWEEGAGEPRVSARDGIEAVRIAEAAVESSRTGRAVEITASRAQAARTVIQEVTR, encoded by the coding sequence ATGCGACCGCTTCACATCGGCCTGATCGGGGCGGGCGGTATCGCCCGCGCCCATCTCCCCGGCTGGCTGGAACTGGGTGCCCGCGTCAGCGTGTACACCGTCGACGGCTCGGCGGAGAAACTCGCCGCCGAGTACGCGGGCCGCCAGGTCACCGCGGTGGCGGGGCTCGGCGAACTGCTCGCCGACTGCACGGCCGTCGACATCTGCACCCCCACCCCCACGCACAAGGAACTCGCCCTTGCGGCCGTCGTGGCGGGCCGGCACGTCATCTGCGAGAAGCCCCTGGCTCTGAACACCCGGGACGCCGAGGAGATCGCGACAGCCGCCGAAGCGGCGGGTGTCCGGCTGCACCCCGCCCATGTCGTGCGGTACTTCCCGGCGTACGCGGCGATGCAACAGGCGGTATCGCGAGGAGAGTTGGGTGACCTCGCGGTGCTGCGGTTCACGCGCGGCGGGGCGCGGCCGCAGTGGGCGCCCTGGTTCGGTGACCCCGCCCAGTCCGGCGGCGTCATCATGGACCTGATGGTGCACGACATCGACATCGCCCGCTGGATCGCGGGCGACGTGGTCCGCGTGCACGCGCAGACCCGGGGCGTCGAGCACGCCACGGGCGGCGCCCGCGCCGAGGTCGTCTCGGCGACCGCCGTCCTCACCCACGCCTCCGGCGCGATCAGTCACATCACCGGCCTCTGGGGCCTTCCGGACCAGAAGTTCCGTACGACGTTCCGTGTCGCGGGCAGTGACGGGTTGCTGCGGCACGACTCCACGTCCGTGCCCGGCTACCGGATCACCGCGCAGGGGGTGCGCGCGGCCAACGAGGGCATCCCTTCGAGCCCGATGACGGAGAGTCCCTACCTGACCGAGCTGCGGGAGTTCGCGGCTTCCTGGGAGGAGGGGGCCGGAGAACCGCGGGTGAGCGCGCGGGACGGCATCGAGGCGGTGCGGATCGCGGAGGCGGCGGTGGAGTCGAGTCGTACGGGCCGGGCCGTCGAGATCACAGCGAGCCGGGCGCAGGCGGCCCGCACGGTCATTCAGGAGGTCACGCGATGA